The Myxococcus guangdongensis genome has a window encoding:
- a CDS encoding SDR family oxidoreductase, with amino-acid sequence MKRAWKNRVVVITGASSGIGRATALALSKKGAHLVLAARREDPLEDLARECEALGVRAVAVPTDVSDAASVQALAQEAVRAFGRFDAWINNAGVYLMGSLEETPDDAFRQLMETNFFGTVSGTRVAVTQFRRQGYGTLVNVSSSFGAVTAPYVSAYVASKHAVRGFTASVRQELLDTGIHVCTVMPAAIDTPLWHHTANYTGWRVRPVEPVYTPERVARSILLMLRKPRAEVLVGPAARAFAAMHGLMPRTFERTMNGATEALHFENERQGATAGSLFHPMPEGTGASGGYHSKGQQALRRLLFAGGLVATAAWLGRKEARGRLGARVAHALGV; translated from the coding sequence ATGAAGCGTGCCTGGAAGAACCGCGTCGTCGTCATCACCGGAGCGTCCAGCGGCATCGGCCGCGCCACCGCCCTCGCTCTCTCCAAGAAGGGCGCCCACCTGGTGCTCGCCGCCCGTCGGGAGGACCCGCTCGAGGACCTCGCCCGTGAGTGCGAGGCCCTCGGCGTCCGCGCCGTCGCCGTCCCCACCGATGTCTCCGACGCCGCCTCCGTCCAAGCCCTCGCCCAGGAGGCCGTGCGAGCCTTCGGCCGCTTCGATGCGTGGATCAACAACGCCGGCGTCTACCTGATGGGCAGCCTGGAGGAGACCCCCGACGACGCCTTCCGCCAGCTCATGGAGACCAACTTCTTCGGCACCGTCAGCGGCACCCGCGTCGCCGTGACGCAGTTCCGCCGCCAGGGCTACGGCACCCTCGTCAACGTCTCCTCCTCCTTCGGCGCCGTCACCGCCCCGTACGTCAGCGCCTACGTCGCCTCCAAGCACGCCGTGCGCGGCTTCACCGCCTCCGTCCGCCAGGAGCTGCTCGACACCGGCATCCACGTCTGCACCGTCATGCCCGCCGCCATCGACACCCCCCTGTGGCACCACACCGCCAACTACACCGGCTGGCGCGTGCGCCCCGTCGAGCCCGTCTACACCCCGGAGCGCGTCGCCCGGAGCATCCTCCTCATGCTGCGAAAGCCCCGCGCCGAGGTCCTCGTCGGCCCCGCTGCCCGCGCCTTCGCCGCCATGCACGGGCTGATGCCGCGCACCTTCGAGCGCACCATGAACGGCGCCACCGAGGCCCTCCACTTCGAGAACGAGCGCCAGGGCGCCACCGCCGGCAGCCTCTTCCACCCCATGCCCGAGGGCACCGGGGCGTCCGGCGGCTACCACTCGAAGGGCCAGCAAGCCCTGCGCCGCCTGCTCTTCGCCGGGGGATTGGTCGCCACGGCCGCC